A genomic stretch from Candidatus Avedoeria danica includes:
- the nadA gene encoding quinolinate synthase NadA has protein sequence MTTAPIAPPIAPPTLFDNRPLPYTPAVAAATADVRERLRDSVPDIEWPIVAPLIARINELKRERNAIILAHNYMPPTIYHGVADLRGDSLALAQMANETAAEVIVLCGVHFMAETAAIMNPEKTVLIPDLRAGCSLAESITAADVRRLRAENPGVPVVTYVNTSAEVKAESDICCTSANAVEVVESLGSDRVLFLPDEYLAAWVATQTKVEIIDYKGHCMVHERFTAADLDALRAARPGVLILSHPESPPEVLAASDFVGSTSAMIKQVAARRPASVALMTECSMSDNVAAEFPELEFIRPCQLCPHMGRITLPKVRVSLETMTHRVTVDEAVAARARQAVERMLAVGRGKRG, from the coding sequence ATGACGACCGCGCCCATCGCCCCCCCCATCGCCCCCCCCACCCTGTTCGACAACCGCCCCCTGCCCTACACCCCCGCCGTCGCCGCCGCCACCGCCGACGTCCGCGAGCGGCTCCGCGACAGCGTGCCCGACATCGAGTGGCCGATCGTGGCGCCGCTCATCGCGCGGATCAACGAGCTGAAGCGCGAGCGCAACGCGATCATCCTGGCCCACAACTACATGCCGCCGACGATCTATCACGGTGTGGCGGACCTCCGGGGCGACTCGCTGGCGCTGGCGCAGATGGCCAACGAGACGGCCGCCGAGGTGATCGTCCTGTGCGGCGTGCACTTCATGGCCGAGACGGCCGCCATCATGAACCCTGAGAAGACCGTCCTCATCCCGGACCTGCGCGCCGGCTGCTCGCTGGCGGAGAGCATCACCGCCGCCGATGTGCGCCGACTGCGGGCCGAGAACCCCGGCGTGCCGGTCGTCACGTACGTGAACACCTCGGCCGAAGTGAAGGCCGAGAGCGACATCTGCTGCACCTCGGCCAACGCCGTCGAGGTCGTCGAGTCCCTCGGCAGCGACCGCGTCCTCTTCCTGCCGGACGAGTACCTGGCCGCCTGGGTCGCGACGCAGACCAAGGTCGAGATCATCGATTACAAAGGCCACTGCATGGTCCACGAGCGCTTCACCGCCGCCGATCTGGACGCATTGCGCGCCGCCCGGCCCGGCGTCCTCATCCTGTCCCACCCCGAAAGCCCGCCCGAGGTGCTGGCGGCCTCCGACTTCGTCGGCTCGACGAGCGCGATGATCAAGCAGGTGGCCGCGCGCCGTCCCGCTTCGGTCGCGCTGATGACGGAGTGCTCGATGAGCGACAACGTCGCCGCCGAATTCCCCGAACTCGAGTTCATCCGGCCGTGCCAGCTCTGCCCGCACATGGGTCGGATCACGCTGCCCAAGGTCCGCGTCAGCCTCGAGACGATGACGCACCGCGTGACGGTCGACGAGGCCGTGGCTGCGCGGGCGCGACAGGCGGTCGAGCGGATGCTGGCCGTCGGGCGCGGCAAGCGTGGCTGA
- a CDS encoding L-aspartate oxidase, translating to MIIVGAGVAGLTAALGLAGAHGRRVAVVTKTATLVGGSSVYAQGGLAAAVGEGDTPAEHAADTISVAGGIAVPDVVRALTAEGPGVVARLLALGTPFDRDADGTLLLGREAAHSQRRILHADGDATGGAIVRTLAGAVLEAPGVDERTEHAAFALVVEGGAVVGVRVVCPDGRVLALHAPAVVLATGGIGHLFANTTNPPENTGDGLAMAARAGAVLADLEFVQFHPTALAAPGADPLPLLTEALRGEGAVLVDERDRRFLVDEHPLAELAPRDVVARSIWRQLAEGHTVYVDARTAVGDRFPTRFPTVFRLCQAFGLDPRRDQIPVAPAAHYHMGGIAVDGRGRTSMPGLWACGEVTSTGVHGANRLASNSLLEAIAFGGHVADDIAGGGAGPWPSLGTFDPAAAVHSTDRTPDAVADPPPTPTPTPIDIATPIDIATPTDIDIPTLTAHIRQTAWDDVGLVRDADGLRAAERAFAAAEAALANHGAVTVAVIEARNLALVGRMVARAALAREESRGAHHRSDFPLPDDARWARRQFVVLETGDEVR from the coding sequence GTGATCATCGTCGGCGCCGGCGTCGCCGGGCTGACGGCCGCGCTCGGCCTCGCCGGCGCGCACGGGCGCCGCGTCGCCGTCGTCACGAAGACCGCGACGCTCGTCGGCGGGTCGAGCGTCTACGCCCAGGGCGGGCTGGCGGCGGCCGTCGGGGAGGGCGACACACCCGCCGAGCACGCGGCCGACACGATCTCGGTGGCCGGCGGGATCGCCGTGCCGGATGTCGTCAGGGCGCTCACGGCCGAGGGACCGGGCGTCGTGGCGCGGCTGCTGGCGCTCGGCACGCCCTTCGACCGGGACGCGGACGGGACGCTCCTCCTCGGGCGCGAGGCGGCGCACAGCCAGCGGCGGATCCTGCACGCGGACGGCGATGCGACGGGCGGCGCGATCGTCCGGACGCTGGCCGGCGCGGTGTTGGAGGCGCCGGGGGTGGACGAGCGGACCGAGCATGCCGCGTTCGCCCTCGTCGTCGAGGGCGGTGCGGTGGTTGGAGTCCGCGTCGTCTGCCCGGACGGGCGGGTGCTGGCGTTGCACGCGCCGGCCGTCGTGCTGGCCACGGGCGGCATCGGCCACCTCTTTGCGAACACGACGAACCCGCCCGAAAACACCGGCGACGGCCTGGCGATGGCTGCCCGCGCCGGCGCCGTGCTGGCCGACCTCGAGTTCGTTCAGTTCCACCCGACCGCGCTGGCCGCGCCGGGCGCCGACCCGCTGCCGCTCCTCACCGAGGCGCTGCGCGGCGAGGGCGCCGTCCTCGTCGACGAGCGGGATCGCCGCTTCCTGGTCGACGAGCACCCGCTGGCCGAGCTCGCGCCGCGCGACGTCGTGGCCCGATCGATCTGGCGCCAGCTGGCCGAGGGCCACACCGTCTACGTCGACGCGCGCACCGCCGTCGGCGACCGCTTCCCGACGCGCTTCCCGACGGTCTTCCGCCTCTGCCAAGCGTTCGGCCTCGACCCGCGCCGCGACCAGATCCCGGTGGCCCCCGCCGCGCACTATCACATGGGCGGCATCGCCGTCGACGGCCGCGGCCGGACGTCAATGCCCGGCCTGTGGGCATGCGGCGAGGTGACGAGCACCGGCGTGCACGGCGCGAACCGCCTGGCGTCGAACTCGCTCCTCGAGGCGATTGCCTTCGGCGGCCACGTCGCCGACGACATCGCCGGGGGCGGTGCCGGCCCGTGGCCCTCGCTGGGCACGTTCGACCCCGCGGCCGCCGTTCATTCGACCGATCGCACCCCAGATGCCGTCGCCGATCCTCCGCCCACCCCCACCCCCACCCCCATCGACATCGCCACCCCCATCGACATCGCCACACCCACCGATATCGACATCCCCACCCTCACCGCCCACATCCGCCAAACCGCCTGGGACGACGTCGGCCTCGTGCGCGATGCGGACGGCCTTCGCGCCGCCGAGCGTGCCTTCGCGGCCGCCGAGGCGGCACTGGCCAACCACGGTGCGGTCACGGTTGCCGTGATCGAAGCGCGCAACCTGGCCCTCGTCGGGCGCATGGTGGCGCGGGCCGCGTTGGCGCGCGAGGAAAGCCGCGGGGCGCACCACCGGAGCGACTTCCCGCTGCCCGACGATGCGCGGTGGGCGCGGCGGCAGTTCGTCGTGCTGGAAACGGGGGATGAGGTGCGATGA
- the nadC gene encoding carboxylating nicotinate-nucleotide diphosphorylase: protein MSATLTSHDGVPLLPPLVYEPSLRAALVEDFGRAGDITSAAVIPEAATASARIVARRAGIVAGLDVAAAVFRIVDPSIRVSLGSRGGDSVAPGALLAAVDGPARGILSAERVALNVLGRMCGIATLTRAFVDAVAGTGAQITDTRKTTPLLRALEKHAVRCGGGTNHRFGLDDAVLIKDNHVAVAGGVVEAVRRARAHVGHMVVVSVEVTALEQIDALLAMPERRTADVVLLDNMDVGMLREAVRRIDGRFVTEASGGITLATARDVASTGVDYLSVGALTHSAAVLDVALDVIVG from the coding sequence ATGAGCGCGACGCTCACGTCTCACGACGGGGTGCCGTTGCTCCCACCGCTGGTGTACGAGCCATCGCTGCGCGCCGCGCTGGTCGAGGACTTCGGACGGGCGGGCGACATCACGTCCGCGGCCGTGATCCCGGAGGCGGCGACGGCCAGCGCGCGGATCGTGGCCCGTCGGGCGGGCATTGTGGCTGGGCTCGACGTGGCGGCGGCGGTGTTCAGGATCGTCGACCCGTCGATCCGCGTCTCCCTCGGTTCACGCGGCGGCGACAGCGTGGCCCCCGGCGCGCTGCTGGCCGCCGTCGACGGGCCGGCGCGGGGCATCCTGTCGGCGGAGCGGGTGGCGCTGAACGTGCTCGGACGGATGTGCGGCATCGCGACGCTGACGCGCGCGTTCGTCGACGCCGTGGCCGGGACGGGCGCGCAGATCACGGACACGCGCAAGACGACGCCGCTGCTGCGGGCCCTCGAGAAGCACGCGGTACGCTGCGGCGGCGGCACGAACCACCGCTTCGGGCTCGACGACGCCGTCCTCATCAAGGACAACCACGTGGCCGTGGCCGGCGGCGTGGTGGAGGCGGTGCGGCGGGCGCGGGCGCACGTCGGCCACATGGTCGTCGTGAGCGTCGAGGTGACCGCGCTCGAGCAGATCGACGCGCTGCTGGCCATGCCCGAGCGGCGGACGGCCGATGTCGTGCTGCTGGACAACATGGATGTCGGGATGCTGCGCGAGGCCGTGCGGCGGATCGACGGGCGGTTCGTCACCGAGGCGTCCGGCGGGATCACGCTGGCGACGGCGCGCGATGTGGCGTCGACGGGCGTGGACTACCTGTCGGTGGGGGCGCTGACGCACAGCGCGGCGGTGTTGGACGTGGCGCTGGATGTGATCGTGGGTTGA
- a CDS encoding VWA domain-containing protein, producing the protein MGETFLRAIVRPFHRRVDRCLGALAAAAALAALAVALLAVAALAPTPPAAQAAPAPQAQRAAPAAGGHRPAAIAQSGDPSSSSGCRALVTDTVRAGSHRICDTNAVTVTVGVTCVQAVPVHVVFLVAKHLLMEDHLAEVKSAARDAVKSLKFITGTKAGVISLSVQAYSDLELTSDQGSVMGAIGGISLDSVNPFLQYYDWLGRGTQMIEEGRRSEVVPPIDVMVLYSTGCPTGFPDYCNRQKGSANKAQGSGITVIGVCNPRARPFGLPFVLPATHCNDIRDMASRGYYFDLGQSTKVGPAIQDLITKAGKLTVKKLTLVDSVAPQWRVLPGSARPTPNRVTAGTTQRWEAADLASGAALTVTYGITATTTGRLDLRLPGAAVDFEDSLGRKWGPVRLPTRQIDVSACLRETATPTSTPTPTETATPTDTPTPAATATSTATPTATATATGEPGRAYLPLAMKHVCKPVDRPKEIILAIDTSQSMLDVSGGVRKLDAAKSAAKRFIRLLDLSRDTVGIESFNSGAGSFTWAGGTDALAVLATLDAAIDGLTTAPGTRIDRAMQAIVGSFSRDPAFWGQSIILLTDGLSDPDTDTNAALAAAAEARSRGIRIYTIGLGDTIDEPLLRALADPGGFHRAADASALEGIYEGLAGELPCPGGVVLGR; encoded by the coding sequence ATGGGTGAAACCTTCTTGCGTGCGATTGTGCGGCCGTTCCATCGCCGGGTCGACCGGTGTCTCGGGGCATTGGCCGCGGCCGCGGCCCTCGCCGCGCTTGCCGTCGCCCTGCTGGCGGTCGCCGCCCTCGCGCCGACGCCCCCGGCCGCCCAAGCGGCGCCCGCTCCCCAAGCGCAACGCGCCGCGCCTGCTGCCGGCGGCCATCGCCCCGCCGCCATCGCCCAGTCCGGCGATCCGTCCTCGTCCAGCGGCTGCCGTGCGCTCGTCACGGACACCGTGCGCGCCGGATCGCACCGGATCTGCGACACGAACGCCGTCACCGTCACCGTCGGCGTGACGTGCGTGCAAGCCGTGCCGGTTCACGTTGTCTTCCTGGTGGCCAAGCACCTCCTGATGGAGGACCACCTGGCCGAGGTGAAGAGCGCGGCGCGCGACGCGGTGAAGAGTCTGAAGTTCATCACCGGCACGAAGGCCGGCGTGATCAGCCTGTCCGTGCAGGCGTACTCCGATCTCGAGCTGACAAGCGACCAGGGTTCGGTCATGGGGGCGATCGGCGGGATCTCGCTCGATTCCGTCAACCCGTTCCTGCAGTACTACGACTGGCTCGGCCGCGGCACGCAGATGATCGAGGAGGGGCGTCGATCGGAGGTCGTCCCGCCGATCGACGTGATGGTCCTCTACAGCACGGGCTGTCCGACCGGCTTCCCGGATTACTGCAACCGCCAGAAGGGCAGCGCGAACAAGGCGCAGGGCAGCGGGATCACGGTCATCGGCGTCTGCAACCCGCGCGCCCGGCCGTTCGGCCTGCCGTTCGTCCTGCCTGCCACGCACTGCAACGACATCCGCGACATGGCCAGCCGCGGCTACTACTTCGACCTCGGCCAGTCCACGAAGGTCGGCCCGGCCATCCAGGACCTCATCACGAAGGCCGGCAAGCTCACCGTCAAGAAGCTGACCCTCGTCGACTCCGTCGCCCCGCAATGGCGCGTCCTCCCCGGCTCCGCCCGCCCGACGCCCAACCGCGTGACGGCGGGCACGACGCAACGCTGGGAGGCCGCCGACCTCGCCAGCGGCGCCGCGCTGACCGTCACGTACGGCATCACGGCCACGACCACCGGCCGCCTCGACCTCCGCCTCCCCGGCGCCGCCGTCGACTTCGAGGACAGCCTCGGCCGCAAGTGGGGTCCGGTCCGGCTCCCGACCCGCCAGATCGACGTGAGCGCCTGCCTGCGCGAGACCGCCACGCCGACGTCCACGCCGACGCCAACCGAGACGGCAACGCCGACGGACACGCCGACGCCCGCGGCCACGGCGACGTCGACCGCGACGCCGACGGCGACCGCGACGGCGACGGGTGAGCCGGGGCGCGCCTACCTGCCGCTGGCGATGAAGCACGTGTGCAAGCCGGTCGATCGGCCGAAGGAGATCATCCTGGCGATCGACACGTCCCAGAGCATGCTCGACGTGAGCGGCGGCGTGCGCAAACTGGACGCCGCCAAGTCCGCCGCCAAGCGCTTCATCCGGCTGCTCGACCTGTCGCGCGACACGGTCGGGATCGAGTCGTTCAACAGCGGCGCCGGCTCGTTCACGTGGGCCGGCGGCACCGACGCGCTGGCCGTGCTGGCCACGCTCGACGCGGCCATCGACGGCCTGACGACGGCGCCGGGAACGCGGATCGACCGGGCGATGCAGGCGATCGTGGGCTCGTTCAGCCGCGACCCCGCCTTCTGGGGCCAATCGATCATCCTCCTGACCGACGGCCTCTCCGACCCGGACACCGACACGAATGCCGCTCTCGCCGCCGCCGCCGAAGCGCGCTCCCGCGGCATCCGAATCTACACGATCGGCCTCGGCGACACGATCGACGAGCCGCTCCTGCGCGCCCTCGCCGACCCGGGCGGCTTCCACCGCGCCGCCGACGCCTCGGCGCTGGAGGGAATCTACGAGGGGCTGGCGGGGGAGCTGCCGTGCCCGGGCGGGGTGGTGCTGGGGCGATGA
- the moaA gene encoding GTP 3',8-cyclase MoaA, whose translation MKIALHDGFGRRIDYLRISLTDRCNLRCRYCMPTHGLAFEPDEALLSAAEIETVVRAAASVGFRKVRLTGGEPTLRRDVVDIVGRIAAVPGIQDVSMTTNGIRLTTLAGPLKAAGLTRVNLHVDSVDPARLADLMRWGKADDLWAGVAAAEAAGLLPIKLNCVVARGYNEDDIVPLARLTLEHDWTVRFIELMPLGSGAEAQFSIDRYVSNVDIAARIEAALGTLAPLSNADASDEARNFTLPGARGRVGFISPVSEPYCGNCNRMRLTADGKFHLCLLHDDEIDVRAVLREGGTGGGAAGEAVAAGEVVDVVDVVERVAAVLARAVAMKPIGHALAAGVHTEGRRMHAIGG comes from the coding sequence ATGAAGATCGCCCTGCACGACGGCTTCGGCCGGCGGATCGACTACCTCCGGATCTCCCTGACCGACCGCTGCAACCTGCGCTGCCGCTACTGCATGCCGACGCACGGGCTCGCGTTCGAGCCCGACGAGGCGCTGCTCTCGGCCGCCGAGATCGAGACCGTGGTGCGGGCGGCGGCGAGCGTCGGCTTCCGCAAGGTGCGCCTGACGGGCGGCGAGCCGACGCTGCGGCGGGATGTCGTGGACATCGTCGGCCGGATCGCGGCCGTGCCGGGGATCCAAGACGTCTCGATGACGACGAACGGCATCCGGCTGACGACGCTCGCCGGGCCGCTCAAGGCGGCCGGGCTGACGCGGGTGAACCTCCACGTGGACAGCGTCGACCCGGCGCGGCTGGCAGACCTCATGCGCTGGGGGAAAGCTGACGATCTCTGGGCGGGCGTGGCCGCGGCCGAAGCCGCCGGGCTGCTGCCGATCAAGTTGAACTGCGTCGTCGCGAGGGGCTACAACGAGGACGACATCGTCCCGCTGGCGCGCCTGACGCTCGAGCACGACTGGACGGTGCGCTTCATCGAGCTGATGCCGCTGGGCAGCGGCGCCGAGGCGCAGTTCAGCATCGACCGCTACGTTTCGAACGTCGACATCGCCGCCCGGATCGAGGCGGCGCTCGGCACCCTCGCGCCGCTGTCCAACGCCGATGCATCGGACGAGGCGCGCAACTTCACGCTGCCCGGCGCGCGCGGCCGGGTCGGGTTCATCTCGCCCGTCAGCGAGCCCTACTGCGGCAACTGCAACCGGATGCGCCTGACCGCCGACGGCAAGTTCCACCTCTGCCTGCTGCATGACGACGAAATCGACGTGCGCGCGGTGTTGCGGGAGGGGGGGACGGGGGGCGGCGCTGCCGGCGAAGCCGTGGCTGCCGGCGAAGTCGTCGATGTCGTCGATGTCGTCGAAAGGGTGGCGGCCGTGTTGGCGCGGGCCGTCGCGATGAAGCCGATCGGGCACGCGCTGGCGGCGGGGGTGCACACGGAGGGGAGGCGGATGCATGCGATCGGGGGGTGA
- a CDS encoding molybdopterin molybdotransferase MoeA, whose protein sequence is MTTLNAPHPPTAEIPVDDALALILASVTPLPAERIPFSQAAGRVLAAPVVAREAMPPFAASSRDGYAVIAADGEGTRRVIGEAVAGGVGGLVVTAGTAARITTGAPLPAGADAVVMVEDTTPGSVALEHGSGGDIGAAGGTDRDRGGAGGAITVRRAVVAGENVRPVGQDYGAGEVLLAPGAVLGPAEIGLLASAGAVEVDVYRRPRVIVYSTGDELVEPDAPLGLGQIRDSNRFAMAEAVKEAGGEVVFAGHLGDDADDVDALAAAVTSADVVVTSGGVSMGHLDLVKPWLATNGTLVFGRVRTKPGKPVTFALVGGTPCFALPGFPVSTLVCFELFVRPALRAMGGHADVRRPVWPVALAHDIAHAGDRVEFARAVVAVGADGRPVARTTGFQGSGRLLSMAGANALLRLEGAAGLARAGDVVPALIIAAVGGGA, encoded by the coding sequence ATGACCACGCTCAACGCCCCCCACCCCCCCACCGCCGAGATCCCCGTCGACGACGCCCTCGCCCTCATCCTCGCGTCCGTCACCCCCCTCCCCGCCGAGCGCATCCCGTTCTCGCAAGCCGCCGGCCGCGTGCTCGCGGCGCCGGTCGTGGCGCGCGAGGCGATGCCGCCGTTCGCGGCGTCGTCGCGGGACGGGTACGCGGTCATCGCGGCGGACGGCGAGGGAACGCGGCGGGTGATCGGCGAGGCGGTGGCGGGCGGGGTGGGCGGCCTCGTCGTCACGGCGGGCACGGCGGCGCGGATCACGACGGGGGCGCCGTTGCCGGCGGGGGCGGATGCGGTCGTGATGGTCGAGGATACGACGCCCGGCTCCGTCGCGCTCGAGCACGGCAGCGGCGGCGACATCGGCGCTGCGGGCGGCACCGACCGCGACAGGGGCGGCGCGGGGGGCGCGATCACCGTGCGGCGCGCCGTCGTCGCGGGCGAGAACGTGCGGCCGGTGGGGCAGGATTACGGTGCGGGGGAGGTGCTCCTTGCGCCGGGCGCCGTGCTCGGTCCGGCCGAGATCGGGCTGCTGGCGTCGGCCGGGGCGGTGGAGGTCGACGTCTACCGGCGGCCGCGGGTGATCGTGTACTCGACGGGCGACGAGCTCGTCGAGCCGGATGCGCCGCTGGGGCTGGGGCAGATTCGGGACTCGAACCGCTTCGCGATGGCCGAGGCGGTGAAGGAGGCGGGCGGCGAGGTCGTGTTTGCGGGCCATCTGGGCGACGACGCGGACGACGTGGACGCGCTGGCCGCGGCCGTGACGTCGGCCGACGTCGTCGTGACGAGCGGTGGCGTGTCGATGGGGCACCTCGACCTCGTCAAGCCGTGGCTGGCGACGAACGGGACCTTGGTGTTCGGGCGGGTGCGCACAAAGCCGGGCAAGCCGGTGACGTTCGCGCTCGTCGGCGGCACGCCGTGCTTTGCGCTGCCGGGCTTCCCGGTCAGCACGCTGGTGTGCTTCGAGCTGTTCGTCCGCCCGGCGCTGCGCGCGATGGGCGGCCACGCCGACGTCCGGCGCCCGGTGTGGCCCGTCGCCCTGGCCCACGACATCGCCCACGCCGGCGACCGCGTCGAGTTCGCGCGGGCCGTCGTGGCCGTCGGCGCGGACGGGCGGCCGGTGGCGCGGACGACGGGCTTCCAGGGGAGCGGGCGGCTGCTGTCCATGGCGGGCGCGAACGCGCTGCTCCGGCTCGAGGGCGCCGCGGGGCTCGCGCGGGCGGGCGACGTCGTGCCGGCGCTGATCATCGCCGCGGTGGGGGGTGGGGCATGA
- a CDS encoding DNA polymerase III subunit delta' has product METPGAPALFELPARVEAAQSTPEPAADHRIRVIGHAVAWRVLARLGRDGHVGQPVLIVGPAGVGKRTVAGALAQLLVCEADADDRPCGRCRACRLVANGGHPDVVTTPVPLRIDAARALQAGLSLSPVEGRVRVTVLPDVDLASSGAANSLLKTLEEPPPHAVLILTAVQEANVLPTIRSRCRRVDIKPLPPAEAAAALTEHHGVPADRADLLARLSGGALGRALAWLDADEAALADRTAWLDRLFTLVDADRAGRLAVAAQVARARSGLAEGIAHWLGSFRDVLLLQHGLNEPVTNRDRLTDLHRLAASLTPAQAAGGARATETALGQLAAHANPQLVLDVLTLALPAPQR; this is encoded by the coding sequence ATGGAGACCCCCGGCGCACCGGCGCTCTTCGAGTTGCCGGCGCGCGTAGAAGCAGCGCAATCGACGCCTGAACCGGCCGCGGATCACCGGATCCGCGTCATCGGGCATGCCGTCGCGTGGCGCGTGCTGGCGCGGCTCGGTCGCGACGGGCATGTCGGGCAGCCGGTGCTCATCGTCGGTCCGGCCGGGGTCGGGAAGCGGACCGTCGCCGGCGCGCTGGCCCAGCTGCTCGTGTGCGAGGCCGATGCGGACGACCGGCCGTGCGGGCGGTGCCGCGCCTGTCGACTGGTGGCCAACGGCGGTCATCCGGACGTGGTGACGACGCCCGTGCCGCTGCGCATCGATGCGGCGCGGGCGCTGCAGGCCGGGCTGTCGCTTTCGCCGGTCGAGGGACGGGTGCGCGTCACGGTGCTGCCGGACGTCGACTTGGCGTCGAGCGGCGCGGCCAACAGCCTCCTCAAGACGCTCGAAGAGCCGCCGCCGCATGCCGTGCTCATCCTGACCGCTGTCCAAGAGGCCAACGTGCTGCCGACGATCCGCTCCCGTTGCCGGAGGGTGGACATCAAGCCGCTCCCGCCGGCCGAGGCGGCGGCGGCGCTGACCGAGCATCACGGCGTCCCGGCGGATCGGGCCGACCTGCTGGCGCGGCTGTCCGGCGGTGCGCTCGGCCGGGCGCTGGCTTGGCTGGACGCCGACGAGGCGGCCCTTGCCGACCGGACCGCATGGCTTGACCGATTGTTCACCCTCGTCGACGCCGACCGCGCCGGACGCCTGGCCGTCGCCGCGCAGGTCGCGCGTGCGCGGAGCGGGCTCGCCGAGGGCATCGCCCACTGGCTCGGCTCGTTCCGCGACGTCCTGCTGCTCCAACATGGCTTGAACGAACCCGTGACGAACCGCGACCGGCTGACGGATCTCCACCGTCTGGCCGCGTCGCTCACCCCCGCCCAGGCTGCCGGCGGCGCCCGGGCAACCGAAACCGCGCTCGGCCAGCTCGCCGCGCACGCCAACCCCCAACTGGTACTCGACGTCCTGACGCTGGCGCTCCCTGCACCCCAGCGCTGA
- a CDS encoding stage 0 sporulation family protein, with product MRRRSATTPTTPDDEMLALHVDDEDEPSVGPEMSDEAEAGDEPGVPFDEELVGHDEPPPARPRSSRRVPRDHVAGVRFRRAGKVYWFDASACLQAGVGEQVIVETIRGRELGRVVIAPGQVQDANLGDLTPIVRVATAADRSGQADLRLREPAALMEARAQIRRQDLPMKAVMAEYNYDGSRLTIYFTSDEMRVDFRNLVRDLARELRSRVMLRQIGPRDQAKLVGGIDRCGRELCCTSWMPEFQPISIRMAKNQGLPLNPSEISGVCGKLLCCLAFEDDQYREMRKGLPKVGAKLTSAVGKGKVIDVNVITRKITIIWETGSRVEVDAEAFAEQQDRLMKAFGGGEVPPEFLPPDARPTAPAAPVEHGPRRFYMQRDEEQSGEEGASRRPSSSRPPSTGPSDDRTPRPAGDEPPSDRPNRPDGSDGRDRAPRPRNDRAPRPRDDRPPRPRGDRAAVPPPPGAGDSARPRRQRRRRRGGGGGGGAPGEGAAT from the coding sequence ATGCGTCGGCGTTCGGCGACGACTCCGACGACCCCCGACGACGAGATGCTCGCCCTCCATGTCGATGACGAGGACGAACCGAGCGTCGGGCCTGAGATGAGCGATGAGGCCGAAGCGGGCGACGAGCCCGGGGTGCCCTTCGACGAGGAGCTCGTCGGCCACGACGAGCCGCCGCCCGCCCGCCCGCGCAGCTCACGCCGCGTCCCGCGCGACCACGTGGCCGGTGTGCGCTTCCGGCGCGCGGGCAAGGTGTACTGGTTCGACGCTTCGGCGTGCTTGCAGGCAGGTGTGGGCGAGCAGGTGATCGTCGAGACGATCCGCGGGCGCGAGCTCGGACGTGTCGTCATCGCGCCCGGCCAGGTGCAGGACGCCAACCTCGGCGACCTGACGCCGATCGTGCGTGTCGCCACCGCTGCCGATCGAAGCGGTCAGGCCGACCTGCGCCTGCGCGAGCCTGCTGCGTTGATGGAGGCCCGCGCCCAGATCCGGCGCCAGGACCTGCCGATGAAGGCCGTCATGGCCGAGTACAACTACGACGGCAGCCGACTGACGATCTACTTCACGAGCGACGAGATGCGCGTCGACTTCCGGAACCTGGTACGGGACTTGGCGCGCGAGCTGCGCTCCCGGGTCATGTTGCGCCAGATCGGCCCGCGCGATCAGGCCAAGCTCGTCGGCGGCATCGACCGCTGCGGTCGTGAGCTGTGCTGCACGAGCTGGATGCCCGAGTTCCAGCCGATCTCGATCCGCATGGCCAAGAACCAGGGCCTGCCGCTCAACCCAAGCGAGATCAGCGGCGTCTGCGGCAAGCTGCTGTGTTGTCTGGCCTTCGAGGACGACCAGTACCGCGAGATGCGCAAGGGCCTGCCGAAGGTCGGCGCCAAGCTCACGAGCGCGGTCGGCAAGGGCAAGGTCATCGACGTGAACGTGATCACGCGCAAGATCACGATCATCTGGGAGACCGGTTCGCGGGTCGAGGTGGATGCCGAGGCGTTCGCCGAGCAGCAGGACCGGCTGATGAAGGCCTTCGGTGGTGGCGAGGTGCCGCCCGAGTTCCTGCCGCCGGACGCCCGGCCCACCGCGCCGGCGGCGCCCGTCGAGCACGGCCCACGGCGGTTCTACATGCAGCGGGACGAGGAGCAGTCGGGCGAGGAGGGCGCCAGCCGGCGCCCGTCATCGTCCCGCCCGCCCTCGACCGGCCCGTCCGACGATCGAACGCCGCGGCCCGCCGGCGATGAACCGCCGAGCGATCGACCGAATCGCCCGGACGGTTCCGATGGCCGCGACCGCGCCCCGCGTCCACGGAACGACCGCGCCCCGCGGCCGCGCGATGATCGGCCCCCGCGCCCGCGCGGTGATCGCGCCGCCGTCCCGCCTCCGCCCGGTGCAGGCGATTCCGCGCGTCCGCGGCGACAGCGCCGGCGCAGGCGCGGCGGGGGTGGTGGAGGCGGTGCGCCGGGCGAGGGAGCCGCGACGTAG